The Caretta caretta isolate rCarCar2 chromosome 10, rCarCar1.hap1, whole genome shotgun sequence genome has a window encoding:
- the IGSF6 gene encoding immunoglobulin superfamily member 6, protein MATFNKCKVVLLLEFNWILYYVGHVVDTCKVTVKQHQFKEVDDSVSTVNVTCSFSASGCHGSPQMLWFRYNDFTHEALCTPQCIEKFQVIESLSDHNVLLQINKLTVNDSAIYICGIAFSDSDTHTSKQTGGGTILVKRGSEKYSTEEYIPMIVLSSLLFLYSTAILAIFIFYKSKSKLVKKTRKGDVKGEHHKNTSGRTVCRAIVQELYKKRYAEDHHQPECLEPDDTIYQNR, encoded by the exons atgGCAACTTTCAATAAATGCAAAGTCGTGCTACTGTTGGAATTCAACTGGATTCTATACTATGTTG GTCATGTTGTAGATACCTGCAAAGTTACCGTAAAACAACACCAATTTAAGGAAGTAGACGACAGTGTCAGCACTGTGAATGTAACATGCAGTTTCTCTGCTTCCGGATGTCATGGCTCCCCTCAAATGCTATGGTTTCGCTATAATGATTTTACACATGAGGCTTTGTGTACACCTCAATGCATAGAGAAGTTCCAAGTGATTGAATCACTGTCCGATCATAATGTTTTACTTCAGATCAACAAACTGACTGTAAATGACAGTGCCATTTATATCTGTGGAATAGCATTTTCAGATTCAGATACACACACATCCAAGCAAACCGGGGGAGGAACGATATTGGTGAAAAGAG GGTCTGAGAAGTACAGCACTGAAGAATACATCCCCATGATAGTCCTCTCATCTTTGCTGTTTCTATACAGCACTGCCATACTTGCAATCTTTATATTCTATAAG tCAAAATCCAAACTGGTAAAGAAAACCAGGAAAGGAGATGTGAAAGGAGAGCACCAT AAAAATACGAGTGGGCGAACAGTTTGTCGAGCAATTGTACAAGAACTGTACAAGAAGAGATATGCTGAAGACCATCATCAGCCT gagtgtTTGGAACCAGATGACACCATCTATCAAAACAGATGA